A single region of the Gemella sp. zg-570 genome encodes:
- a CDS encoding type II toxin-antitoxin system RelE/ParE family toxin produces MAKYKVEYMQSFFDDLDKLDSGLRRQIMKWIDKHLNDVDFPTSPGKHLKGNLADYVRFRVSNYRIIAILDDKKLIITNIHVGHRSEIYN; encoded by the coding sequence ATGGCTAAATATAAAGTTGAGTACATGCAAAGTTTTTTCGATGATTTGGACAAACTAGATAGTGGACTAAGAAGGCAAATTATGAAATGGATAGATAAACATTTAAACGATGTTGATTTTCCTACTTCTCCTGGCAAACATTTAAAAGGTAACCTAGCTGATTATGTTAGATTTAGGGTGTCAAATTATCGTATAATTGCAATATTAGATGATAAAAAATTAATAATAACAAATATTCATGTTGGACATAGGTCAGAAATATATAATTAA
- a CDS encoding DNA starvation/stationary phase protection protein translates to MTQHEQLNKLVANLTVLYTKLHSFHWYVKGSSFYTLHEVFEKYYDHVTETLDEVAERFLAIGGRPVSTLKGALEIATIKEATEKETTVEMVAAVLADFELLIADASALIEVSEDANDQGTADLALGLKTELEKNVWMLKAYLDR, encoded by the coding sequence ATGACACAACATGAACAATTAAATAAATTAGTAGCAAATCTTACAGTTTTATATACAAAATTACATAGCTTCCACTGGTATGTAAAGGGGTCATCTTTTTACACACTGCATGAAGTATTTGAAAAATATTATGACCATGTAACAGAAACATTAGACGAAGTGGCAGAAAGATTTTTAGCCATAGGTGGTCGCCCAGTTTCTACATTAAAAGGAGCTTTGGAAATAGCAACTATCAAAGAAGCAACAGAAAAAGAAACTACGGTAGAAATGGTAGCCGCTGTTTTAGCAGATTTTGAACTGCTGATTGCTGACGCTTCAGCCCTTATCGAAGTATCAGAAGACGCTAACGACCAAGGTACTGCCGACTTAGCACTAGGTTTGAAAACTGAACTAGAAAAAAATGTTTGGATGTTAAAAGCCTACTTAGATAGATAA
- the hemH gene encoding ferrochelatase: protein MKKTAILVMTYGSPEDYSFEGIAKFFTNIRRGKRPKDEEIQHLYENYKKINKSPLQKISQETVRLLRERIGATYNIYFANKFSAPYITDAIKKMEDEGVEKCICLILEPHYSIYSIMGYEKFLESKKIKFNLIKDWYKSEALTTYWVAEIQKIITAINSDDYKVIFTAHSVPTIALDYGDPYIEQIKDNINILAQRLNLKKENYTNAWQSESDIGIPWIKPDVLEYLRSQEEHKKNYIFVPISFISDHIETLFDNDIECKEICDELAINYYRPKSPNYDERLIDALVETIDLHKDKDFIFLNGEEGTFNEMSSPDEKDDLKMPDFVKKTHSQKRKRKC from the coding sequence ATGAAAAAAACAGCTATTTTAGTTATGACTTACGGCTCGCCAGAGGATTATTCTTTTGAGGGAATTGCAAAATTTTTTACCAACATTCGCAGGGGCAAAAGACCTAAAGACGAAGAAATTCAACACCTTTACGAAAACTACAAAAAAATTAACAAGTCTCCCCTACAAAAAATCAGTCAGGAAACTGTTAGACTACTAAGAGAAAGAATTGGTGCTACTTATAACATTTATTTTGCCAATAAATTTTCTGCTCCCTACATTACAGACGCCATAAAAAAAATGGAAGATGAGGGCGTAGAAAAATGTATCTGCCTTATCTTAGAACCACATTACTCTATCTATTCAATTATGGGTTATGAAAAATTTTTAGAGAGTAAAAAAATTAAATTTAATCTTATCAAAGACTGGTATAAATCTGAAGCCCTAACTACTTATTGGGTGGCTGAAATTCAAAAAATAATTACAGCTATTAACTCTGATGATTATAAGGTAATATTTACAGCCCACAGCGTGCCGACTATTGCCCTAGATTATGGCGACCCCTATATCGAGCAAATAAAAGACAATATAAATATACTTGCCCAAAGACTTAACTTGAAAAAAGAAAATTATACTAATGCTTGGCAAAGTGAATCGGATATTGGTATACCTTGGATAAAACCTGACGTTTTAGAATATCTAAGAAGTCAAGAAGAACACAAGAAAAACTACATTTTTGTTCCCATATCATTTATTAGCGACCACATAGAAACTTTATTCGACAATGATATAGAATGCAAGGAAATTTGTGATGAATTAGCTATAAACTATTACAGACCAAAAAGCCCCAACTATGATGAAAGATTAATAGACGCTTTGGTAGAAACAATAGACCTGCATAAAGATAAGGACTTTATTTTTCTAAACGGTGAGGAGGGAACTTTTAACGAAATGTCAAGCCCTGATGAAAAAGACGATTTAAAAATGCCCGACTTCGTAAAAAAAACTCATAGCCAAAAAAGGAAAAGAAAATGTTAA
- the yidD gene encoding membrane protein insertion efficiency factor YidD: protein MAKLFIVLIKFYRKFISPYTKPRCRFSPTCSAYSLESYQRFGFFLGTYLTIKRLLKCHPLYKGKYFDNVPLFKEDVFKKSKKGK, encoded by the coding sequence ATGGCAAAATTATTTATAGTCTTGATAAAGTTTTATAGAAAATTTATTTCCCCCTATACCAAACCCAGATGTAGATTTTCGCCAACTTGTTCAGCCTATTCTTTAGAAAGTTATCAGAGGTTTGGCTTTTTTTTAGGAACTTATCTCACCATAAAACGACTTTTAAAATGTCATCCACTTTATAAGGGGAAATATTTTGATAATGTTCCCTTGTTCAAGGAAGATGTTTTTAAAAAATCAAAGAAAGGTAAATAA
- a CDS encoding ABC transporter substrate-binding protein has product MKKSKFLKVFSSAMALSLVLTACSSGTSTKKSSGAKPAVEFKTSVDNGGTAVNTPLKVGILSNAPLIGMYNPAFALNATDLYVTAAFTGDTFKSDDLKRFKQDDDSGAVKLHLDKDAKTATLTINKDLTWSNGQPVTAKDIVATYELMGNKDYVENIRYEDTFDLIEGMKDYHEGKADKISGITVKDDKTVVIKYTKLSPALLWGSGFISSFLNAEQVAEASKDFTKFVEAELNTKPLSYGPYVIDQVVAGESVSLKANEHYFKKSEVKTKNIEFKRVVPAQASQVMKAGEVDLMGDLTADIWSNTKDLQNGTILGQPDYYMSYVGFKLGKFDKEKGEVVVNPDAKAADVRVREAFGYAVDWDQINAKLYQGLRFTPTGSGLYPPIVKFLYNPENPGYKLDQERAKKLLDEAGLKDVDGDGLREDKNGKKLTFNFAIRDVGQTFDQALADTFLKSWKDVGLDVKLVDGKLMAPNEWSQRVQADDPEIDLFQGAWGLGTDPNPTQLLGNKSPLNFQRYTDDNLKASLEKINSPEMFDDNKLKEVYQKFDKDFAETRAWLPFSWNTAMLWVNKRVKSFDLVKAGKGELGYENLELTADKGAQG; this is encoded by the coding sequence ATGAAAAAAAGCAAATTTTTAAAAGTTTTTAGTTCTGCTATGGCTTTGTCATTAGTTCTTACTGCTTGTTCTTCTGGTACTTCTACTAAGAAATCTAGCGGAGCAAAACCTGCCGTAGAATTTAAAACTTCTGTAGACAATGGAGGAACAGCTGTTAATACGCCACTTAAAGTTGGTATTTTGTCAAATGCCCCTTTAATAGGCATGTATAATCCTGCATTTGCATTAAATGCAACAGACCTTTATGTTACGGCTGCATTTACGGGAGATACTTTTAAATCTGATGATTTAAAACGTTTTAAACAAGACGACGATAGTGGAGCAGTAAAGTTACACCTAGATAAGGATGCGAAAACTGCAACATTGACAATTAACAAAGACCTAACTTGGTCTAATGGTCAACCCGTTACAGCCAAAGATATAGTTGCTACTTATGAATTAATGGGTAACAAAGACTATGTGGAAAATATTCGTTATGAAGATACATTTGATTTAATCGAAGGTATGAAAGACTACCACGAAGGGAAAGCTGATAAAATTTCTGGTATTACAGTAAAAGATGATAAAACAGTAGTTATCAAATATACTAAATTATCACCAGCTCTATTATGGGGTTCTGGCTTTATTTCAAGTTTCTTAAATGCTGAACAAGTAGCTGAAGCATCAAAAGACTTCACTAAATTTGTTGAAGCAGAATTAAATACAAAACCACTATCTTATGGACCTTATGTAATCGACCAAGTGGTTGCTGGAGAAAGTGTTTCACTTAAAGCTAACGAACACTACTTCAAAAAATCAGAAGTTAAAACTAAAAATATTGAATTTAAACGTGTAGTACCAGCCCAAGCTAGCCAGGTTATGAAGGCAGGAGAAGTAGACCTCATGGGAGACCTTACTGCAGATATCTGGTCTAATACAAAAGACTTACAAAATGGAACAATCTTAGGGCAACCTGACTACTACATGTCTTATGTAGGATTTAAACTAGGTAAATTTGACAAAGAAAAAGGTGAAGTAGTAGTCAACCCTGACGCTAAAGCAGCTGATGTTAGGGTGCGTGAAGCATTCGGTTACGCTGTTGATTGGGACCAAATCAATGCTAAACTCTACCAAGGTCTAAGATTTACACCTACTGGTTCAGGTTTATATCCACCGATTGTAAAATTCCTTTACAATCCAGAAAATCCTGGCTACAAACTAGACCAAGAAAGAGCTAAAAAACTTCTTGATGAGGCAGGTCTAAAAGATGTTGACGGTGATGGATTACGTGAAGACAAAAACGGTAAAAAATTAACATTTAACTTTGCTATCCGTGACGTAGGGCAAACATTCGACCAAGCCCTAGCAGATACATTCTTGAAATCTTGGAAAGATGTTGGTTTAGACGTTAAATTAGTAGACGGTAAACTAATGGCACCAAACGAATGGTCACAACGTGTTCAAGCAGATGACCCAGAAATCGATCTCTTCCAAGGAGCATGGGGACTAGGAACAGACCCTAACCCAACGCAACTATTAGGAAACAAATCTCCGCTTAACTTCCAACGTTATACTGACGATAATTTAAAAGCATCCCTAGAGAAAATTAATTCTCCTGAAATGTTTGATGATAATAAATTAAAAGAAGTTTACCAAAAATTCGATAAAGACTTTGCTGAGACAAGAGCATGGTTACCATTTAGCTGGAATACGGCTATGCTTTGGGTAAACAAACGTGTTAAATCATTCGACTTAGTTAAAGCTGGGAAAGGTGAATTAGGATACGAAAACTTAGAATTAACAGCAGACAAAGGTGCTCAAGGATAA
- a CDS encoding UvrD-helicase domain-containing protein encodes MSIFIERIDDFTKEKKYPPTPSQWQAIGMNGCDILVSAAAGSGKTEVLSERISRKIACDKWNIDRLLVLTFTTAAAKNMLIRIENKIEERLLKSGSKEDLLHLKNQRLLMGDAKVTTIDSFCLNVLKKFYYLVEESVAGKIRYLSPNFKVLSNNKILLKDTVDYTIEQFAHEDKNLLDVLFEVFDSKEKIMTFLINFYTKMLTIPNYKDYIKNNLVKNLKEDTSYQDIYTRLKSINTNNIFEELATIQQAVSSLLAIKNKENNLDFANLSKERQDFFNKQIKNLDLDESFNNKQVLKEVLTSILLDIENKDVGAVYNKILQLLDFLEAKVKIELLCLAIPKILLAIDDNFILEKRTQGFLDFSDLNHLAIKALEKNIDGKKYPTEASEYYKKLFLEIYVDEYQDNNDLQEYILNLIRAEDTYFFRVGDVKQSIYGFRGSNPDLFEEKYQTFTKISDLISDNDFDFNREYKFDKELKGVCVVLKENFRSYDNVLKSSNFIFNRLMYKKNAGVSYDKDSALYFPSVKEKEEQRIATHILCARPKQKLNNEVIIHNIAREISHGISQGNNYSDYAILLRSAFNIKKYKEILNSYGIPVYFKEKEGLTESHSFNLILNLIRFLDNPSFDYALSVLLHSSIFKFSNEDLLKLSLLDGKNLYEKLKISKEEKAKYALSMLQRWLNFSFNFKPIDVVLQFAKDIDFMEYMRTKDMDDTEIDYYENCLDIIREASNNINLSYTLKVLNDIREAGEYDTKRKSSKNSVTISTIHISKGLEYEYVFVAELEKEISKKDYSDKIIFSRDLGLSIDEKMWYPATNNKNYYLNSLFIKKKSYEEEIRNLYVALTRAVKGLYLTTTAEINLGGEESLEINDKEQTLAKFESVKSFADMLNIVASYYDMDNLADETEEDSLFKIFEIDTVAENEITSEDVNFDFLNEEVSLEIADLNLASSSQIKNDTYPAKTSYSALKQANNKTKISQKEKNEYLLLKNLSKKNKASQAIMKGNIIHKLFERIVIDFRNNNLISDINSYLASLLKSSDDFLNIKEKRILNLEEYELINNEIDINLISTFINSRVMDMVKKSDRLATEISFTSPALAKELFKNSSSDMSVILQGVVDLLLIEDSNNYTIIDYKTDYVTEKTGLKILKERHGEQLELYAQAVKKYYGANISVRKYIYSYILGQLIEV; translated from the coding sequence ATGAGTATTTTTATCGAAAGAATAGACGATTTTACAAAAGAAAAAAAATATCCGCCAACACCAAGTCAGTGGCAAGCTATAGGTATGAATGGTTGTGATATTTTAGTTTCTGCTGCTGCTGGTAGTGGAAAAACGGAAGTTTTATCAGAAAGAATATCCCGCAAAATAGCTTGTGATAAATGGAATATAGATAGGTTATTAGTTTTAACATTTACGACTGCGGCAGCAAAAAATATGCTGATAAGAATAGAAAATAAAATAGAAGAAAGATTATTAAAATCTGGTAGTAAGGAAGATTTACTCCATCTAAAAAATCAAAGATTATTAATGGGAGATGCTAAGGTTACAACAATAGATAGTTTTTGCCTAAATGTATTGAAAAAATTTTATTATTTAGTTGAAGAAAGCGTGGCAGGTAAAATAAGATATTTATCACCAAATTTCAAAGTTTTATCTAACAATAAAATTTTATTAAAAGATACTGTTGATTACACAATAGAACAATTTGCCCATGAAGATAAAAATTTATTAGATGTTTTGTTTGAAGTATTTGACAGTAAAGAAAAAATTATGACTTTTTTGATAAATTTCTATACAAAAATGCTAACTATTCCCAACTATAAAGATTATATTAAAAATAATTTAGTAAAAAATTTAAAAGAAGATACTAGCTATCAAGACATATATACAAGATTAAAAAGTATTAATACAAATAATATTTTTGAAGAATTAGCAACTATCCAGCAAGCTGTGTCAAGTTTATTAGCAATAAAAAATAAAGAAAATAATTTAGATTTTGCAAATTTAAGTAAGGAAAGACAAGATTTTTTTAATAAGCAAATAAAAAATTTAGACCTAGATGAAAGTTTTAATAATAAACAAGTTTTAAAAGAAGTTTTAACTAGTATCTTGCTTGATATAGAAAATAAAGATGTAGGAGCTGTGTATAATAAAATTTTGCAACTGTTAGATTTTTTAGAAGCAAAAGTAAAAATAGAATTATTATGCCTAGCCATCCCGAAAATATTATTAGCTATTGATGACAATTTTATTTTGGAAAAACGCACCCAAGGATTTTTAGATTTTTCCGACTTAAATCATCTAGCTATTAAGGCTTTGGAAAAAAATATTGATGGCAAAAAATATCCAACAGAAGCAAGTGAATATTATAAAAAATTATTTTTAGAAATATATGTAGATGAGTATCAAGATAATAACGACTTGCAGGAATATATTTTAAATCTTATTAGGGCAGAGGATACTTATTTTTTCAGAGTGGGAGATGTTAAGCAGTCTATTTACGGTTTTAGGGGTTCAAATCCAGACTTATTTGAAGAAAAGTACCAGACCTTTACTAAAATTTCTGATTTGATAAGTGATAATGATTTTGACTTTAATAGGGAATACAAATTCGATAAAGAACTCAAGGGAGTTTGCGTTGTCCTAAAGGAAAATTTTAGAAGTTATGACAATGTTTTAAAATCAAGTAATTTTATTTTCAATAGGTTAATGTATAAAAAAAATGCAGGAGTAAGCTACGACAAAGATAGTGCCTTGTATTTTCCTAGCGTAAAAGAAAAAGAAGAACAAAGAATTGCTACCCATATTTTATGTGCTAGACCAAAACAAAAACTAAATAATGAAGTTATTATTCATAATATTGCTAGAGAAATTTCTCACGGTATCTCACAGGGGAATAATTATAGCGACTATGCAATTTTACTTCGTAGTGCCTTCAATATAAAAAAATACAAGGAAATTTTAAATTCTTATGGCATACCAGTATATTTTAAAGAAAAAGAGGGGCTAACCGAGTCGCACAGTTTTAATCTTATTTTAAACTTGATAAGATTTTTAGATAATCCGTCTTTTGATTATGCCTTGTCGGTCTTACTTCATTCATCTATTTTTAAATTTAGTAATGAGGACTTATTGAAATTATCCTTACTAGACGGAAAAAATCTTTATGAAAAATTAAAAATTTCTAAGGAAGAAAAAGCTAAATATGCCTTGAGTATGTTGCAGAGATGGTTGAACTTTAGTTTTAATTTCAAGCCTATAGATGTAGTCTTGCAATTTGCAAAAGATATTGATTTTATGGAATATATGCGAACTAAGGATATGGACGATACAGAAATTGATTATTACGAAAATTGTTTAGATATTATAAGAGAAGCTAGTAATAATATTAATCTTAGCTACACTTTAAAAGTTTTAAATGATATTAGAGAAGCTGGCGAATATGATACAAAAAGAAAATCTTCTAAAAATAGTGTAACAATTTCGACAATACACATTTCAAAAGGTTTGGAATACGAATATGTTTTTGTTGCAGAGTTAGAAAAAGAAATTAGTAAAAAAGATTATAGCGATAAAATTATTTTTTCAAGAGACTTAGGTTTGAGTATTGATGAAAAAATGTGGTATCCAGCTACTAACAATAAAAATTACTATTTAAACAGTTTATTTATTAAGAAAAAGTCTTATGAAGAGGAAATTCGTAATTTATATGTGGCACTAACAAGGGCTGTAAAAGGTTTATACTTAACGACAACAGCAGAAATAAATCTAGGTGGGGAAGAAAGTTTAGAAATTAATGATAAGGAGCAGACACTTGCAAAATTTGAAAGTGTAAAAAGTTTTGCTGATATGCTAAATATAGTGGCATCTTATTATGATATGGATAATTTAGCTGATGAAACAGAAGAGGATAGCTTGTTTAAAATTTTTGAAATTGATACAGTAGCAGAAAATGAAATAACAAGTGAAGATGTAAATTTTGATTTTCTAAATGAAGAGGTAAGTTTAGAAATAGCAGATTTAAACTTAGCAAGTTCTAGTCAAATAAAAAATGACACCTATCCAGCCAAAACTTCCTACTCAGCCTTAAAACAAGCTAACAATAAAACAAAAATCTCTCAAAAAGAAAAAAATGAATATTTGCTTTTAAAAAATCTAAGCAAAAAAAATAAGGCTAGCCAAGCCATAATGAAGGGAAATATTATTCATAAACTTTTTGAAAGAATAGTAATAGATTTTAGAAATAATAACTTAATTTCTGATATAAATTCTTATCTTGCTAGTTTGCTAAAAAGTTCAGATGATTTTTTAAATATTAAAGAAAAAAGAATTTTGAACCTAGAAGAATATGAATTAATAAATAATGAAATAGATATTAATTTAATTTCTACTTTTATAAATAGTAGGGTTATGGATATGGTAAAAAAATCTGACAGACTTGCCACTGAAATTTCATTTACCAGCCCAGCTCTAGCAAAAGAATTATTTAAAAATAGTAGTAGTGATATGAGTGTGATATTGCAAGGGGTGGTGGACTTGTTACTAATTGAAGATAGTAATAATTATACGATTATAGATTATAAAACGGATTATGTTACAGAAAAAACAGGTTTGAAAATTTTAAAAGAACGTCATGGAGAACAATTAGAACTTTACGCCCAAGCGGTTAAAAAATATTACGGAGCAAATATAAGTGTCAGAAAATATATTTATTCATATATATTAGGTCAACTTATAGAAGTCTAG
- a CDS encoding VTT domain-containing protein: MDTIKFLIDFVLHIDRHLSELMNTYGTWWMYAIIFLIIFIETGVVFMPFLPGDSLLFASGALWATTGNNFFMLLFLCVAAAVIGDNCNYFVGRNFSDYLKKKSWFKKFVSDKNFEDAEKFVAKHGGKSIFLARFFPIIRTIVPFIVGAGKMEYKKFRIIDFFGGITWCSLFVTVGYLFGNITFVKENFSLLIIVIILISLIPLLVGVVKTKLKK, translated from the coding sequence TTGGATACTATTAAATTTTTAATTGATTTTGTTTTGCACATAGATAGACACTTGAGCGAATTGATGAACACATATGGCACTTGGTGGATGTATGCAATTATATTTTTAATTATTTTTATTGAAACTGGCGTGGTTTTTATGCCGTTTTTACCGGGAGATTCTTTACTGTTTGCTAGTGGTGCCTTGTGGGCTACGACAGGGAATAATTTTTTCATGCTTTTATTCTTGTGTGTAGCTGCGGCGGTAATAGGAGATAATTGCAACTATTTTGTCGGTAGAAATTTTTCAGATTACCTAAAGAAAAAATCTTGGTTTAAAAAATTTGTAAGTGATAAAAATTTTGAAGATGCAGAAAAATTTGTTGCTAAACATGGCGGAAAATCAATTTTTCTAGCGAGATTTTTCCCAATTATTAGAACGATTGTGCCTTTCATAGTAGGTGCAGGAAAAATGGAATACAAAAAATTTAGAATAATAGATTTTTTCGGTGGTATAACTTGGTGTAGTTTATTTGTTACGGTGGGCTACCTATTTGGCAACATAACTTTTGTTAAAGAAAATTTTTCTTTGCTAATTATTGTAATAATATTAATAAGTTTAATACCTCTACTTGTTGGAGTGGTAAAAACAAAATTAAAAAAATAA
- a CDS encoding DUF1904 family protein has product MPRIVVKGMQKADLKAVSTELLERVEKIIARPKNAFTLDLLESVAIYDGLEISRVYVEVSWKSRPVEVCKEVAESINNIIKKAGYEKVFVYFKDLDLEKEFEF; this is encoded by the coding sequence ATGCCAAGAATAGTTGTTAAAGGAATGCAAAAAGCTGACTTAAAAGCTGTGAGTACAGAACTTTTAGAAAGAGTAGAAAAAATTATAGCTAGACCCAAGAATGCTTTTACGCTAGATTTATTAGAAAGCGTCGCTATCTATGACGGTCTGGAAATTTCTCGTGTCTATGTAGAAGTTTCTTGGAAGAGTAGACCTGTTGAAGTCTGCAAAGAAGTTGCAGAGTCTATCAATAATATTATAAAAAAAGCTGGTTACGAAAAAGTATTTGTTTACTTCAAAGATTTAGACTTAGAAAAAGAGTTTGAATTTTAA
- a CDS encoding ABC transporter ATP-binding protein translates to MKNNFNDNDLLDNDLKVRAEKNNKASYQELLEKIKTKVEAEATKAVMEKNDFEETQIINREELNRALGRANAKEEEVIKFNNEFVANESGNFLENNETPDQRPKPVVEVLGIKKRIGIKTIVEDITFDMYPGEIIGLLGPNGSGKTTIMRMMVGLTKISKGDIYCFEKPLGIGKTKMLAEVGSMIESPEFYNYMTGYANLKQIARISGKSISKSRIKELLEFVGLTKVARKKVKTYSLGMRQRLGLAQALLHDPKVLILDEPVNGLDPQGVQEFRNKLRDIASTGVSIIISSHLLDEIEKVSDRIIVLEKGRIIADDTLENICGEEVEKTLITTYDDDRAEILVRDVDLAYERSEEGFVFENISKEDKARVISYLVGNYVEIDTIKVVRKTLEERFLEITGKGGR, encoded by the coding sequence ATGAAAAATAATTTTAATGATAATGACCTTCTTGATAATGATTTAAAAGTAAGAGCAGAAAAAAATAACAAAGCATCATATCAAGAGCTATTAGAAAAAATAAAGACTAAAGTCGAAGCAGAAGCTACAAAAGCTGTAATGGAAAAAAATGATTTTGAAGAAACACAAATTATTAACAGAGAAGAATTAAATAGGGCCTTAGGTCGAGCTAATGCAAAAGAAGAAGAGGTTATAAAATTTAATAATGAATTTGTGGCTAATGAAAGTGGTAATTTTTTAGAAAATAATGAAACTCCTGACCAAAGACCAAAACCAGTGGTGGAAGTTTTGGGCATAAAAAAACGTATCGGTATAAAAACAATAGTTGAAGATATAACATTTGATATGTATCCAGGAGAAATTATTGGTTTACTTGGCCCTAACGGAAGTGGAAAAACAACTATTATGCGTATGATGGTTGGGCTGACAAAAATTTCTAAGGGAGACATTTATTGTTTTGAAAAACCACTCGGTATAGGAAAAACTAAGATGCTAGCAGAAGTTGGTTCGATGATAGAATCACCAGAATTTTATAACTACATGACAGGCTACGCCAACTTAAAACAAATCGCCCGAATTTCGGGCAAGTCAATTTCAAAATCTCGCATTAAAGAATTATTAGAATTTGTCGGTTTAACAAAAGTTGCTCGCAAAAAAGTAAAAACATATTCTCTAGGTATGCGTCAACGTTTAGGTCTAGCCCAAGCCCTACTACACGACCCGAAAGTTTTAATTTTAGATGAACCGGTAAACGGACTTGACCCACAAGGTGTTCAAGAATTTCGTAATAAATTACGAGATATAGCTTCGACGGGAGTTTCTATTATCATCTCATCTCACCTGCTAGATGAAATCGAAAAAGTTTCTGACAGAATTATAGTTTTAGAAAAAGGACGCATCATTGCAGACGACACACTAGAAAATATCTGTGGAGAAGAGGTAGAAAAAACTCTTATCACAACTTACGATGATGACAGGGCAGAAATCTTAGTTAGAGATGTAGATCTTGCTTATGAACGTAGCGAAGAAGGATTCGTATTTGAAAATATTTCTAAAGAAGACAAGGCTAGAGTAATTTCATACTTGGTTGGAAATTATGTAGAAATTGATACCATTAAAGTAGTTAGAAAAACTTTAGAAGAAAGATTTTTAGAAATAACAGGAAAAGGAGGACGATAA
- a CDS encoding ABC transporter permease: protein MKLFINEFAKDYKKISTYLYFLISFAILFIVNFAKTRGDISQVQGYHLIVELLNVVTSISYIFILIMFANNLSQEYSRGTIKFLYSKPKSRSSILTTKIFLAIFNYFLFTLVLVAFDFILKYFVFYKGKINLHTVFTEKLGEENFNRIVWQHLGIIFLASLVTVLFYISLVLLICVLFKTQILSLVVVLVMVLAGGAISGLSTLIIPKFEYIKYIFTNIQSLPSYYISFNGRTIIEEAFKLNGRSLLLMALAYTVFFTLVSYIVNARRDITLS, encoded by the coding sequence ATGAAATTATTTATTAATGAGTTTGCAAAAGATTATAAAAAAATTTCTACATACTTATATTTCTTAATTTCTTTTGCAATTTTGTTTATTGTTAATTTTGCAAAAACTAGAGGCGACATTAGCCAAGTTCAAGGGTATCATCTTATTGTAGAACTTTTAAATGTTGTAACAAGTATAAGTTATATTTTTATTTTGATAATGTTTGCTAATAATCTATCCCAAGAATATTCTCGTGGGACAATAAAATTCTTATATTCAAAACCAAAATCACGCTCTAGTATCTTAACGACCAAAATATTCTTAGCCATTTTTAATTATTTCTTATTTACACTTGTACTGGTTGCTTTTGATTTTATTTTAAAATATTTTGTCTTTTACAAGGGGAAAATAAATTTACATACAGTCTTTACAGAAAAATTAGGTGAAGAAAACTTTAATAGAATAGTTTGGCAGCATCTAGGAATTATATTTTTAGCATCTCTAGTTACAGTACTATTCTATATTTCTTTGGTTTTATTAATATGTGTACTATTTAAAACGCAAATTTTATCTCTAGTGGTTGTTTTGGTTATGGTTTTAGCTGGAGGGGCTATAAGTGGCTTATCTACATTAATTATACCAAAATTTGAATACATAAAATATATCTTTACTAATATTCAATCTCTTCCTAGTTATTATATAAGTTTTAACGGAAGAACTATTATTGAAGAAGCATTTAAACTTAATGGTAGAAGTTTATTATTAATGGCATTAGCTTATACAGTATTTTTCACTCTAGTTTCATATATAGTGAATGCAAGAAGAGACATTACTTTAAGCTAA